GCCCGGACGGGCCTCCCGCGCCGCCGACCCGCTCGGCCTCGTACGCGAGCCAGGACGACAGGATCTCCTGGTAGAGGTCGGCGGGGCTGACGGCGCGGCGCGCCCGCGCCACCGCGCGCAGCCGCTCCTCGGGCAGGTCGGCGATGAACGACAGCATCCGCGGGTTGGACGTCAGCGCCAGCAGCTCCTCGATCCCGGCGAGCAGGCTCAGCCGGTCCTCGGCCGCGTCCTCGTCGCCGTACCGGTTCACCAGGTACGAGCGGACCTGCGGGGGCGTGAACTCCTCCAGGGAGAGGACGCGCCGGTGCGGCAGCACGCCGACCTTCTCGCCGAGGGCGGTCAGCACCTGCGCCTGCGACTTGAAGTGCTGCGTCCGGCTCGCCACCACGATCTTCGCCTTGTCCTGGGCGGCTTGGAGCAGCGTGTCGAGGTGGTCGGCGGCCCGGTCGTAGGTCATCCGCGTGACCAGCTCGTCGAACCCGTCGAAGAGCAGGACGATGCGGCCCTGGCGGAGCATGTAGTGGAACGCCTTGAGGTCGATGAGCTCCTCGCCGTGGTTGGCCAGGTGCGCGGCGACCAGGCCGTCCACCGAGTGCGCCTTGTCGAGCGCCCGCAGCTCGATGAGGATCGGGACGACGTGCGGCAGCTCCTGCGGGATGCGGCGGGCCAGCTCCCGCAGCGCGAAGGTCTTGCCGCGGCCGAAGTCGCCGAGCAGCAGCAGGAACCGCCCGTGGTCGGCGGCCAGCAGCCGCAGCATCTCGCCGACGACGTCGTCGTGGACGTCCGCGCCCGGCCGCCGCCCGTCGCCGGAGCCGCTCTCCGGGAGGAACCGGTCGAGCTCCCGGTAGCGCTGGGGGACGTACAGGGACGGCGGGTAGAGCCCGCCGGCGGACAGCCGCCCCGTCTGGGCCGCCACGTACTCCGACAGGTCGACCAGGCCCTGGAACTCGGTGAGGCTGCGCACCCGGATGCCGCGGCGCAGCGCGTCGTCGCGCACCGACCGCGCCGGGGCCGGCCCCAGGTACACCAGTTCGGAGCCGTGGTCGGTGCCGTCGGCGTGGACGTGCCGGACGAACGCGTCCACGTCAGCCTCGGTCACCTGCCCCACGTGGGCGCCGATGCGGTACTGGCGGACGAAGCCGTCCTCAAGGTGGGTGAGCAGCAGGTGCGGCGGGTCGGCGCGGCCGTCCTCGCGCGCGGGCGGGACGACGCGCCGGATCGTGGCGCGCTCGAACCGCGTCTCGCACGCCTCCGTCAGGCGGTCCAGCAGGCGCCCCGTGGGGTCGGGGACGGGGTCGGCGGTGCCGTCCCCGCCGGGGCCGAGTTCCGGGGACGGAGGGGCCGGAGGGGTCTGCGCGAGGGCAGGCGGGAACGTTCCGCCCACGGCCGTCCAGGACCGTTCGAGGCGTTCCGGGCCGCGCCTGGCGGCGTCCTCGGGGATCCAGCGCTCCAGCCCGTCCCCGCGCACGACGACGAGCTGGTGCCGGCCGGGACCGAGCGCCGGGACGCAGGGGACGTCGCCGCCGGCCAGTACGGGGACGGCGCCGTAGTCCGACTCGGTCCCCTGGAAGAACACGTTGATGTGGGCGGCGAGGAGCGTCTCCACCGTCTCGGGGTCGCGCATGGCGCCGGGCTCGCCCGCGATGGGCGTGTGCTCGACGGCGCCGAGGCGCAGCCAGCCCTCGTCCTCGAAGTGCCGCAGCCGCTGGTTGAACCAGGCGGCCTGCGCCTGGCCGACGCGCCCGTAGCGGTCCTCCTCCCGGTGGGACTGCGGCAGCGTCGAGTTGAGCCCGGCCACCACGACCTTCAGGTCGGGGACGGGGAACAGCGTCCACGGCTGGGCGCTGTCGAAGACGAGCGCGTCGATGCCCTGGTAGAACTCCTTGAACAGGCCCGCGTAGTGCCGCCATTTGGGCCAGTAGGGCGGCTGCGGCTCGATGTCGTCGGCCTCGCAGCTGGAGAAGTAGGCCTGGCAGGCCGCGCGGGTGACGTCGTGGGTGCCGGGCACCACGACGACGCGCTGCGCCTCCAGGCCCAGGAGCGCGCGCAGGCTCGTCAGGAACGACAGCGCCTCGGCGAACTCCTTGCGGCTGCCCGAGTGGGTGATGTTCCCGGTGACGACGAGCAGGTCGGGGCGCGGCACGCCGGCGTCGGCCAGCCGGGTCACGTCGCTCCAGATCCGGTCCTGCAGCTCCACCGCGGTCGTCGGCTCGCCGGGCTCGGCCAGCGTCCGCCCGAACCGGGGGCCGGAGACGTGCAGGACGGTGAGGTGCTCGCGCGGCTCGTGCCCGGCGTCCGCCGCGGGGAACGCCGGCGCGGCGACGGGCGCCCGCCGGGCGGGCCGCTCTCCGGCGGGCCCCGGCCTGCCGCTCCCGCCTCCGGGCCCGTCAGCCTCCTCCAGACGCCCTATCAGCGGTTCCCGGCCACCGGGAAGCGGCCCGGGGCGGTTCTGCCCCGCTCCGGGGAAGCCAGGGCCGTCGAGGGGGCGCGCGTGTCCGGCGAGGGCCTCCTGGATGCGGCGCATCAGCAGCCGCCGCGCGTCGTCCGGGTCGTCCACCCCGACCAGGTCCACGTAGGTGATCGTGGAGAGCAGGCCGTCGATCGGGCAGTCCTCGATGCGGACGGTGACCAGCTTGCGCGCCGGGTCGTCCGGGTCGGCACGCAGCGCCGCCATCCACTCCAGCCGCCCGTAACGCGAGCGCAGGTAGTTGCGCGACAGCACCGCCACCACCACCTTGGCCTCCGACAGGCCCCGGTCCATGTAGTCGATGAAGTTGGTCCCGGGCACGAAGTCCCACGCCTGCATCATCGTGCGGTGCCCGGCGGCCTCCAGCTGCCAGGCGATCCAGGACGCCCACCGTTCGTCGGCCGGCGAGTAGCTGATGAAGAAGTCGGTCGGGCGCTCCTGGGGGTGGCCGGGGGTCGTCATGGCGCCAGTATCGCGCGGAGCGCGGCCGCGACGCAGGGCCTCGGCCGCCTGTGGAATCATGACGCGCGTGCCGCCCCCTCCGACCGAGGCCCTGCGCCGTGCCGCCGGCTCCTTGGGCGTTCTCGACTGGATCCGCATCGCCGTCCTGGGGCTCGGCGCGGTGTTCGTCGCCACCGGTCTGCTGCCCGCCGACACGGCCCGCTCCAGCGTCGGGCGGATCGCGCCTCTGCTGCTCTTCCTGTTCAGCGTCATCATCCTCGCGGAGCTGACCAAGGAGGCGGGGGTCTTCGACGCGATCGCGCAGCGGATGGCCCAGGCCGGACGCGGCAACTACGCCGCGCTGTTCCTGCTGTGCGTGGCGTTCGCGTCGCTCACCACCGTCTTCCTCAACCTGGACACGACCGCGGTACTGCTGACCCCCGTCATGCTGGCTCTGGCGGCTCGCGCGCGGATCGCGACCCTTCCACTGGCCATGACGACGGTGTGGCTGGCCAACACCGCGAGCCTGCTCCTCCCGGTGTCCAACCTGACCAACCTGCTCGCCGCCGACCGCGTGGCGCTGGAGACCCGGGCGTTCGCTGCGCGCATGTGGGTGCCGCAGTTGGCGGTCCTGGCCGTGACCATGGTGCTGCTGTGGGTCTTCTACTGGCGGCGGCGGATGCGCGGGGAGGAGACCTACGACCCGCCCGCTCCGGTGCCCGTCCAGGACTGGGTGCTGTTCTCCGCCACCGGCGCCGCGTGCCTGCTGTTCATCGGGGCGATCCTCGCCGGCGTGCACACCGGGATCCAGCTGGGCGTCGCCGCGACCGTCGCCGCCGTCGTGGCCGTGGCCGCCTTCGCCGTGCGCGACCGGTCGGTGCTGCGTCCCGCGCTCATCCCCTGGCAGCTGATGGTGTTCGTCACCGGGCTGTTCCTCGTCGTCCCCACCCTGGAACGGTTCGGGCTGGCCGACGCCATGCGCGCACTGATCGGCGACGACGGCGGCACGGCCGGGGCGGTGCGGGCGGCGTTCTCGGGGGCGGGGCTGTCGAACGTCCTCAACAACCTCCCCGCCTACGTCGCCGGGGAATCGGCCGTGCCGGCCTCCAACCAGGACCAGCTGCTCTCACTGCTCGTCGGGACGAACGTGGGGCCTGTCATCACGCCCTGGGGGTCGCTGGCCACGCTCCTGTGGTTCGAGTGGTGCCGGCGATGGGACGTGCGCGTCCCGATGCGCACGTTCGTCCTGGCGGGGACGGTTCTGGCCGTGACCGGCTCGGCCGCCGCCGTCGGAGCCCTCCTGCTGACCGGCTGAGCCTCCCGTGCAGAGGGCTCAGCGGGCGAAAGAGGCGCGCCCGTCCCGCGGGTCGATCTTCGCCGTGGTCTCCAGCAGCCGGTCGAGCAGTTCCGGACGCGCCGCCACGAACCCCAGCTCGGACGCCGGGCGGTCGATGCCCAGCTCGTACGGGGCGCCGTCCAGGCGGCGCAACTCAGCACCCGCCTCGGCCGCCACCAGCATCCCGGCGGGCAGGTCCACGATCTCGGGCAGGTAGCCGACGATGCCGTCGATGTCGCCGCGCGCCAGCATCGTCCACGCCACCAGCGGCGCCCACAGTTGCAGCATGCGCGCGCAACGCAGCTCCAGGGCCGAGCGCATGGCGAACGCCACCGGATCGCCCGCACCGACCTGGTGGCCCTGCGTCCAGGCCAGCAGCGGGTTCCGCTCCCGCCCCGGCCGGGGGTGGTCGGCCAGCGTCAGGGGACTCCCGTCCGGGCCGAGGGCGCCCCGCCCCCGCACCGCCGACCACGTCCGGCCGCTCACCGGATCGTGCACGACGCCCAAGACCGGCTCGGCGCGCGCGCACAGCGCGAGCCCGACCGCGTACACCGGCATGCCGATCGCCACGTTGTTGGTGCCGTCCAGCGGGTCGACCAGCCAGACCATGTCCTCGCCGGGCGCGCCGTCGAGGATCCCGGACTCCTCGGCGATGATCCTGTGCCCCGGGTACGCGGCCCGCAGCCGCCCGACGATCAGGTCCTCGGCGGCGGTGTCCAGCTCGGTCACCACGTCCCCGCCCGCGCCCTTCGGCCGCACTCCGAGGGGGCCGTCCACACGGGCGCTGAGCAGCGCGCCCGCCGCCTCCGCCGCCCCCACCGCCACGCGGCGGGCCTCGGAGAGATCGACCGGAAGGGCCGCTGACGGGGTCGTGGGTCTCATCGGGCCTCTCCAGGGGGATCCGGCGTCCGGCTACCGGCGCGGTGAGCAGTGGGCGGCGGCGATCCTGCGGGCCGAGCGCCGCAGGGCCCGCAGGGTGTCGGCGTGGTCGGAACGCGAGCGGCGCACCTTGTGGCTGGGGACGTCCAGAGGGCCGAGGGACAGGTCGCCCCCGCCCGGCGTCTGCCGGCCCAGGGCGACCGTGGCGGCGTCCAGGCCGTCCTCTATGAGCGTGCTGTGGAAGACACCGGCGGGCAGGGTGTAGGACTCCCCGGTCCGGTGCGTGCTGGACTTGGCCGGGGCGCAGTGGACGGCCCGCCCGGTCGCCCTCAGCTCGTCCAGGTCGCCCCGGCTCACGACCTCGAAGACCTGGTGCGTCCCCGTGGCGGCGGCCTCGCTGACGTCCATCCGCACGTTCCGGACCGTCCCGTACAGGACGAAGCTGAGCAGCTCCCAGCTGTGGCAGTGGACCGGCGACGTGGTGGACGGCGCCGGGCGCACCTCCGGCGTCCAGATGTGCAGGCACACCCCGAGGTCGCTGCTGCGCTCCAGGGGAAGGCACAGAAAGCCCAGCGGATGCCGTACCGCGGGCACGGAGGAGCGGCCCGCCGCCGCCTCCTCCAGGACTCCGCCGAGGATCCGCCCCGCCCACGGCGGCAGCGTCCGCGCCGCGGTACCGGCGCGGATCTCCTCGCGGATCTCCTCGTACTTCACTCCGGCGGCCTCACCTTCGCCGACACCCTTCTTCCCCAGCCCCGTCTTCCGGGCCCCGCCCCATCGCGTCCGGGGTCATTCGTAGGGGTCCTTGGCCCGCAGGGCCTTTCGTATGATCTCGATGACGTCGCGGTCGGTATAGCCCTGCGCGAGGTCGATTCCGATGACCTCGAAGAGCTTGCGCGCTTCCTCCACGGTCGGCTCGTCGTCCAGGGGCGCCAGCCTGGCCTGCTCGACCGGGACGCGTCGCGCCTGGTCCAGGCTGGTCTGCAGCTCCGCGCTCACCCAGCTGTAGTAGAACTTGGCGCTGTCGACGACCAGGGCCTCGCCGCGCGGGTCGTCGCGGGTGACCACCACGCGCGAGGAGGCGAGGTCGTAGCGCAGCGTCGTCATCGTCTGCGCGAGGCCGATGTCGATGTCGAGCATCGCGAACCGCTGCTTGTGCCAGCACGCCGCCAGGATCGTGGCGTAGGCCTCCTTGCGGGTGCGCTCCAGCGTCCACGGCTCGCCCGTGGCGTCCGGGCCGTCCGACACCGAGCGGCGGTGGCGCGCGTAGGCCTCGCACACCTCCACGTTCGTGGGGTCGAGGATCTCCAGGCGGAACAGCAGCGTCCGCCGTTCGCGGCGCGCGGCGGCCACGCACTCGGGCAGCGTGCGCGCGCGGATGTAGGTGCCCGTCCCGCCCTTGAAGAACCACCGGTCGGTGTCGCGGCGGGCCTCCGCCAGGACCTGCGCCACCTGCGCCCCGCTGATGACCCGCACGACCGTGGTCTCGTCCAGCGTGCGCTTGGTGTCGGCCAGGACGCCCGCGAACCCCTCGATGTGGGTCAGCTTGGCGTCGAGTTCACTGAGCGTGGTCGACGAGGCGCGCAGCGTGTCGCGCACCTCGGCCTCGACCGGGATCCGCCGCCCGCGGTCGCGCAGCACCGACGTCGCCAGCAGGCCGATCACCGCGAGGATGCCGCTGTTGGTGATCTCGGTCTCGTTCGGCAGGTTCACCCCTAGGCCGAGCACCGCCACCACGATCGCCAGGACCAGCGCGATCACTGCGTCGGCGTTCTTCCCGAACCAGTCGGCGAATCGGGCCATGGTGCGGTTTCCCCGTCCTAGTCGGCGCCGGGGCCCTGGGGACGCTGTGGGCCCGTCCCCTCGAACGGCACGACCGGCGCGGTCATCGTAACCACAGCGTCCATTCGCTTTGAAAGCCCTGCAGGTAAGGGCTTCGCTCAGGTGTGCGACAGGTGCCCTTCCGGTCGCTATAGGCTCGTCGCCATGCGCGTACGGGGCTGGTGGTCGGGGGCATGGCCCACCCGGCGTTCCCGTGCCTTCGACGTCGCGATCGCCGTGTCGTTCGCGGGGCTCGACGGCGTTTTCATGTGGTTCGCCGACCAGAAGTTCTGGCTGCCCCCGCCCGTCGTCTCCGCCTGCAGCGTCGTGCTCGGCCTGGCCCTGATCGTGCGGCGCACCCATCCGGTGGCGCTGGGCGTGTTCGCGGTGGTGTTCGGCACCGTCACGGGCGCCGGAGCGTTCAGCACCCTCATCGTCCTGTACTCGCTCGCCGCCTACACCGCGTCCCGCCGCACGGTCGTGGCCATCGCCGTAGGCTGCTACGTCGCCAGCCTCGTCTTCCCGGCCCCGACCGCGGCGACGGAGTCCTTCCTCGCCCAGTCGATCTTCGGGATCGCGTTCGTCGGGGTCCCCGTCCTGCTGGGTCTCTACATGGGCGCGCGCAAGCAGCTCCTGGCCTCGCTCCAGGAACGCGCGGCGAGACTCGAACGCGAGCAGCACCTGCTCGCGGAGCGCGCGCGGGGAGAGGAACGCACCCGCATCGCGCGGGAGATGCACGACGTGGTCGCCAACCGCATCAGCGTGATGGTCGTCCACGCGGGCGCGCTGAAGGCGATCGCCGTCCGCGACCCGGCGCGGGCCGCCGAGACGGCCTCGGTCATCGGCGACATGGGGCGGCAGGCGCTGGAGGAGCTCCGCCACGTCGTCGGGGTGCTCAGGCAGGGGGAGGAGGCCCTCCCGCAGCAGGTCGTGACGCTGGCCCACCTCCGCGAGCTGGTCGGCCAGTCCGGCGCCGCGGGCCTGCGCGTGGACCTGACGATCCGCGGTGAGGAGCGCCCCATGCCCGCCGCCGTCGGCCGGACGGTCTACCGGCTCGTGCAGGAGGCCCTCACCAACGTCCACAAGCACGCCGGCGCCGCCGACACCCGCGTTGACCTCGGCCTCCTCCCGGAGGCCGTCGAAGTGGAGATCGCCAACGAGCCGCCCACGGCCGGGCCCGAGCACCGGCTGCCCTCCGGCGGGAACGGCCTGGTGGGGCTGCGCGAGCGCGTCACCGCCCTCGGCGGCAGCTTCGACGCCGGCCCCCGCGGCGGCGGCTACGCCGTCCGGGCCCGGCTCCCCCTGCCCGCCTCCTGAGCCGGGGCCGCGCCGCCCGCGCGGCCGCGGAATGTCGGAGGCCCTGCATACAGTTGGAGAGCAGGGAGTACGCCGGATCCAGGGGAGTGTCGATGCGCCCAGTCACGGACCTGCGGCGCCGGGTGGCGCCGTTCGAGGTCGTCACCGAGATGACGCCGTCGGGCGACCAGCCGCAGGCGATCGCCGAGCTCGCCGCCCGGGTGTCGAACGGCGAGAAGGACACCGTGCTTCTCGGCGCGACCGGCACCGGCAAGACCGCCACCATCGCGTGGCTGGTGGAGAAGCTGCAGCGGCCCGTCCTCGTCATGCAGCCGAACAAGACCCTCGCCGCCCAGTTCGCCAACGAGCTGCGCGAGATGCTGCCGAACAACGCCGTCGAGTACTTCGTGTCGTACTACGACTACTACCAGCCCGAGGCGTACATCCCGCAGACCGACACCTACATCGAGAAGGACTCCTCGATCAACGACGAGGTCGACCGGCTGCGGCACTCGGCGACCAACTCGCTGCTCACCCGCCGCGACACCGTCGTCGTCGCGTCCGTGTCCTGCATCTACGGCCTGGGCACCCCGCAGGAGTACGTCGACCGGATGGTCCGGCTGAAGGTCGGCCAGGAGATCGACCGCGACGACCTGCTCCGGCAGCTCGTCGGCATGCAGTACACCCGCAACGACCTCGCCTTCACCCGCGGCACCTTCCGCGTCCGCGGCGACACCGTCGAGATCATCCCGCAGTACGAGGAGCTCGCCGTCCGGATCGAGATGTTCGGCGACGAGATCGAGAAGCTCGCCACCCTGCACCCGCTCACCGGCGAACTGATCACCGAGGACGAGGAGCTGTACGTCTTCCCCGCCTCCCACTACGTCGCCGGCCCCGAGCGCATGGAGCGGGCCATCGGCCAGATCGAGGCCGAGCTGGGGGAGACCCTCGCCGTGATGGAGCGGCAGGGCAAGATGCTGGAGGCGCAGCGCCTGCGCATGCGCACCACCTACGACATCGAGATGATGCGGCAGGTCGGCACCTGCTCCGGCATCGAGAACTACTCCCGGCACATCGACGGCCGCGGCCCCGGCACCGCCCCCAACACCCTCCTGGACTACTTCCCCGAGGACTTCCTCCTCGTCGTCGACGAGTCCCACCAGACGGTCCCGCAGATCGGCGCCATGTACGAGGGCGACGCGTCCCGCAAGCGGATGCTGGTCGAGCACGGGTTCCGGCTGCCGTCCGCCATGGACAACCGCCCGCTGAAATGGGAGGAGTTCCTCGACCGGATCGGCCAGACCGTCTACCTGTCGGCGACGCCCGGCACCTACGAGATGAACCGCGTCAAGGGCGACGTCGTCGAGCAGGTCATCCGCCCCACCGGCCTGATCGACCCCGAGATCGTCGTGAAGCCGACCAAGGGCCAGATCGACGACCTCATCCACGAGATCCGCGAGCGCACCGAGCGCGACGAGCGCGTCCTCGTCACCACCCTCACCAAGAAGATGTCCGAGGACCTCACCGACTACCTCCTCGAACTCGGCATCCAGGTCCGCTACCTGCACAGCGAGGTCGACACCCTGCGCCGCATCGAGCTGCTGCGCGAGCTGCGCGCCGGCGACTTCGACGTCCTCGTCGGCATCAACCTGCTCCGCGAGGGCCTCGACCTGCCCGAGGTCTCCCTCGTGGCGATCCTGGACGCCGACAAGGAGGGCTTCCTGCGCTCGGAGACGTCCCTCATCCAGACGATCGGCCGCGCGGCCCGCAACGTGTCGGGCCAGGTCCACATGTACGCCGACACCGTCACCCCGTCCATGGAGCGGGCGATCGACGAGACCACCCGGCGCCGCGCCAAGCAGCGCGCCTACAACGAGGAGCACGGCATCGAGCCGCGGGCGCTGCGCAAGCGCATCGCCGACATCCTCGACTCCCTCGCCCGCGAGGACGCCGACACCGAGACCCTGATCGGCGGCGCCGGCCGCCAGCAGAGCCGCGGCAAGGCGCCCGTCCCCGGCCTCGCCTCCCGCACCAGGGAGGCCGGCCGGCACGCCGCCGACCTGGTCGGCGAGCGCCCCCGCGAGGAGCTGGAGGGCCTCATCGAGCAGATGACCGCCCAGATGCACCAGGCCGCCACCGACCTGCAGTTCGAACTCGCCGCCCGACTCCGTGACGAGATCAAGGAGCTCAAGCGCGAACTCCGCGACATGAAGGAGGCCGGCGTCAAGTAGCCCCGGGGTCGGAGGCCCCTGGCCTTTGGACCGCCCGGGGTGGTGTGCCTGCGGCTCGGGTGGCCGGACGGTGGTCTCGGTCCGGCGCCGCATGTTCACGGTGCGGTCAGGGCGGTCGGGGACGGGCGCTGCCTGCGGCGGAGGCAGTAGGCGACGGTCGCGGCGGCGAGGAGCGGGCCCCAGGCGATGAGGGGGCCGTAGGAGACGGCGAAGAGGATGAGCCTCCAGCCTTCGAGCCGCACCGCGGTCCCGTCCGGCGCGGTGAAGTCGTTGAAGCCGGGGAGGGCCGTGAGCGTTCCGACGGTGAGGGCGGCGGCGCCCATGCCCGCCGGGGCGGCGGCGGCCAGGACGGGGATCCTGCGTCCGGCGAGGCCCGGGACCCAGCGCGGGACCACCTCGCCCCACCGGGAGACGAGGCCGACGGCGAGGAAGGCCAGGGCTTCGCTGAGGACGCTGAGGAAGATCGTGTACCCCCACATCGGGACCCAGGCGGGGACGTCGCCGCGCGCGTCGCTCATGTCCCCGCGGAGCGGGCCGATCGGAGCGCCGAAGCCGAGCGCGATCCGCCAGAGGCAGGACGGCAGCACCACCAGGCTCGCGGCGTAGGCGGAGACGACCGCCCACCGCGGTGCGTCCGCGACGGTATGGCCGTGCGTCCGGCGTACCACCGCCCTTGCGTTCCTCAGCATGTTCGCCCTTTCGATCGTGCGGTCGCCTGCACGGCCAGTGAAGTGCCTGGGCCCGCCGGGGAACCTCCCTCCCGCGCGTGATCCGGCTCCCCTCCGGGAGGGAGCGGCCACCCTGCCGTTAGAGGACCGCCGGGGAGGACGAGGCCCGGCTGCGGGCGGTGCGACGGCGGTACCGTTTCCCGCATGGCGGACATGACAGGCGATCGGATGCTGGGGTGCCTGTTCGGCGGGGCGGTGGGGGAGGCGCTCGGACGTCCGGTGGAGGGAATGTCGATCAGCGAGATCCGCGCGGCGTACGGGCCCGCGGGCGTGACGGGGCTTCCCGGCCGCGCGGAGATCGGCGAGGCGACGCAGCTGAGCCTGCTCACCGCGCAGGCGGGCGTCCAGGCGTCCATCCGGGCCCGGGCGAGGGGGATCGGCGGCGCGTACTTCGGGCTGGTGCAGGCGAACTACCTCGCGTGGCTGCGCGCCCAGGGCGAGCGGATCCCGGAGCAGGACTCGCTGGTGAGCGGTCCGGCGCTGCGCGATCCGGCGG
The sequence above is a segment of the Actinomadura coerulea genome. Coding sequences within it:
- a CDS encoding SLC13 family permease, which translates into the protein MPPPPTEALRRAAGSLGVLDWIRIAVLGLGAVFVATGLLPADTARSSVGRIAPLLLFLFSVIILAELTKEAGVFDAIAQRMAQAGRGNYAALFLLCVAFASLTTVFLNLDTTAVLLTPVMLALAARARIATLPLAMTTVWLANTASLLLPVSNLTNLLAADRVALETRAFAARMWVPQLAVLAVTMVLLWVFYWRRRMRGEETYDPPAPVPVQDWVLFSATGAACLLFIGAILAGVHTGIQLGVAATVAAVVAVAAFAVRDRSVLRPALIPWQLMVFVTGLFLVVPTLERFGLADAMRALIGDDGGTAGAVRAAFSGAGLSNVLNNLPAYVAGESAVPASNQDQLLSLLVGTNVGPVITPWGSLATLLWFEWCRRWDVRVPMRTFVLAGTVLAVTGSAAAVGALLLTG
- a CDS encoding inositol monophosphatase family protein is translated as MRPTTPSAALPVDLSEARRVAVGAAEAAGALLSARVDGPLGVRPKGAGGDVVTELDTAAEDLIVGRLRAAYPGHRIIAEESGILDGAPGEDMVWLVDPLDGTNNVAIGMPVYAVGLALCARAEPVLGVVHDPVSGRTWSAVRGRGALGPDGSPLTLADHPRPGRERNPLLAWTQGHQVGAGDPVAFAMRSALELRCARMLQLWAPLVAWTMLARGDIDGIVGYLPEIVDLPAGMLVAAEAGAELRRLDGAPYELGIDRPASELGFVAARPELLDRLLETTAKIDPRDGRASFAR
- the uvrB gene encoding excinuclease ABC subunit UvrB, encoding MRPVTDLRRRVAPFEVVTEMTPSGDQPQAIAELAARVSNGEKDTVLLGATGTGKTATIAWLVEKLQRPVLVMQPNKTLAAQFANELREMLPNNAVEYFVSYYDYYQPEAYIPQTDTYIEKDSSINDEVDRLRHSATNSLLTRRDTVVVASVSCIYGLGTPQEYVDRMVRLKVGQEIDRDDLLRQLVGMQYTRNDLAFTRGTFRVRGDTVEIIPQYEELAVRIEMFGDEIEKLATLHPLTGELITEDEELYVFPASHYVAGPERMERAIGQIEAELGETLAVMERQGKMLEAQRLRMRTTYDIEMMRQVGTCSGIENYSRHIDGRGPGTAPNTLLDYFPEDFLLVVDESHQTVPQIGAMYEGDASRKRMLVEHGFRLPSAMDNRPLKWEEFLDRIGQTVYLSATPGTYEMNRVKGDVVEQVIRPTGLIDPEIVVKPTKGQIDDLIHEIRERTERDERVLVTTLTKKMSEDLTDYLLELGIQVRYLHSEVDTLRRIELLRELRAGDFDVLVGINLLREGLDLPEVSLVAILDADKEGFLRSETSLIQTIGRAARNVSGQVHMYADTVTPSMERAIDETTRRRAKQRAYNEEHGIEPRALRKRIADILDSLAREDADTETLIGGAGRQQSRGKAPVPGLASRTREAGRHAADLVGERPREELEGLIEQMTAQMHQAATDLQFELAARLRDEIKELKRELRDMKEAGVK
- a CDS encoding sensor histidine kinase, with product MRVRGWWSGAWPTRRSRAFDVAIAVSFAGLDGVFMWFADQKFWLPPPVVSACSVVLGLALIVRRTHPVALGVFAVVFGTVTGAGAFSTLIVLYSLAAYTASRRTVVAIAVGCYVASLVFPAPTAATESFLAQSIFGIAFVGVPVLLGLYMGARKQLLASLQERAARLEREQHLLAERARGEERTRIAREMHDVVANRISVMVVHAGALKAIAVRDPARAAETASVIGDMGRQALEELRHVVGVLRQGEEALPQQVVTLAHLRELVGQSGAAGLRVDLTIRGEERPMPAAVGRTVYRLVQEALTNVHKHAGAADTRVDLGLLPEAVEVEIANEPPTAGPEHRLPSGGNGLVGLRERVTALGGSFDAGPRGGGYAVRARLPLPAS